A genomic segment from Nitrospirota bacterium encodes:
- a CDS encoding M48 family metalloprotease, translating into MRRVMYFLITNIAILIVLSIVLRVLGVEPYITPYGLNYQSLLIFAAVFGMGGAFISLALSKWSAKRLTRAQVITSPASETERWLVKTIGELASRAGIGMPEVAIFPSDDMNAFATGMKRNNALVAVSNGM; encoded by the coding sequence ATGCGCAGAGTAATGTATTTCTTGATCACCAACATCGCGATATTGATAGTATTGAGCATAGTGCTGAGAGTGCTCGGTGTCGAACCTTATATAACACCGTACGGTTTGAATTATCAATCGCTGCTGATTTTTGCAGCAGTATTCGGCATGGGCGGAGCCTTCATAAGCCTTGCGCTCTCGAAGTGGAGCGCAAAGAGACTTACAAGGGCGCAGGTGATCACTTCGCCTGCAAGTGAAACAGAGCGTTGGCTCGTCAAAACGATAGGAGAACTTGCTTCCAGGGCGGGCATAGGAATGCCCGAGGTTGCCATATTTCCCTCTGATGACATGAATGCGTTTGCAACTGGCATGAAGCGGAACAACGCCCTTGTAGCTGTCTCAAACGGGATG